From Mya arenaria isolate MELC-2E11 chromosome 12, ASM2691426v1, the proteins below share one genomic window:
- the LOC128210307 gene encoding cysteine and tyrosine-rich protein 1-like: MDTIRYIVFTIILAFCSTGIHGLNCGGNYCTDYCCIDDSDTCCSYSYSSWGGGDTAGTVIGVLVFIGIVVGIYVCCRRRYHPVVVQQAAPAGVTVVSTNNQMAQQMQYPGQQYAPPQYPGAYPPQPPHGGKF, encoded by the exons ATGGATACTATCCGTTATATAGTTTTCACAATTATTTTGGCATTCTGCTCAACTG gTATCCATGGCTTGAATTGTGGTGGCAACTATTGCACTGATTACTGCTGTATTGATGACTCAGATACCTGCTGCTCTTACAGTTACAGTTCTTG GGGTGGGGGTGACACAGCTGGCACAGTGATTGGGGTCTTGGTGTTTATCGGCATAGTTGTCGGGATCTACGTGTGTTGTCGGCGAAGATACCATCCCGTGGTCGTCCAGCAAGCCGCTCCGGCTGGCGTGACGGTTGTCAGTACTAACAACC AAATGGCCCAGCAGATGCAGTATCCAGGGCAACAGTACGCCCCGCCCCAATATCCGGGAGCCTATCCACCACAACCTCCACACGGCGGGAAATTCTAG
- the LOC128210964 gene encoding uncharacterized protein LOC128210964, whose translation MDTKLNIVLTFILSFCSTGIHGYDYCGDGFYCDSGYCCNSGLECCTSFGTGSIAGTVIGVLIFIGIVVGIYVCCRRRYHPVVVQQAAPAGVTVVSTNNQMGKQMQYPGQRSAPPPLAGGGVAYPPQPPQGGKF comes from the exons ATGGATACTAAACTTAATATAgtgttgacatttattttgtcattctGCTCAACTG gTATCCATGGTTATGACTATTGTGGAGATGGATTTTACTGCGACAGTGGATACTGCTGTAACAGTGGCTTGGAATGCTGTACCTCTTT TGGCACAGGTAGCATAGCTGGCACGGTCATTGGCGTGTTGATATTTATCGGCATAGTGGTCGGGATCTACGTGTGTTGTCGGCGAAGATACCATCCCGTGGTCGTCCAGCAAGCCGCTCCAGCTGGAGTGACGGTTGTCAGTACTAACAACC AAATGGGCAAGCAGATGCAGTACCCAGGGCAGCGGTCAGCCCCGCCACCGCTTGCGGGAGGCGGCGTCGCCTatccaccacaaccaccacagGGCGGGAAATTCTAA